The Chlorocebus sabaeus isolate Y175 chromosome 22, mChlSab1.0.hap1, whole genome shotgun sequence genome segment TAGTATGCTATGCCAGTTGGGTGTCTGCACTATGTTTGGCATTAGTATGGTGACTTCCTGGGAGCCGGAGACCATCAGGTTGCCTAAAGGAGGAGTGAAGCAACCAAGATCAGAAACAAAGCAGGTCAAAATTCCTGTGCTGATAAGTAGTGGGCTTGCGCccatgaatagccactgcactccagcctgggcaacatagtgagacctgtctctaaaaaaagaaagcaagaaagaaaagaaaagaaaagaaataggtttTCCAGAATCCCCCCATGTGCCCTGATTCAATCATAACCCCTCCTTTTCTCTTAGAAGGGACCATTATCTGACTCTGCTTATTTCCTAGCTTTTCTTTATAGCTCTACTGCTGTGTTTGTATCCCCAGTACAGGTTTGTTCTGCCTGTTTGAACTCTCTATCGATAGACTCATActatatgtattcttttgtgtctttttgcATTTAACGCTGTGTAAGAGTCACCAGGTGGTTGGGTATAGCTGTAGTCCTTTGTTTCcattgctgtataatattccattgtgtgactcTACCACAATGCATCCTGTTGGTGGTGGTATTTGGTCTGTTTCAATTTTTGGCGATTATGTATATGGCCACTCTGAGTATTGTATGACTGTCCTGATGCACGAATATGTGCACTTCTGTAGGCACGTATTTAGGAGTGCAATTACTGGTTCATAGGGTATGTTTGTCTGATTTTAGTGGTTTTACCAAACGGCTTTACAAAGGGGAGGTTGCCTTCTCCTAGCAGTGCTGACGTTCTTCATATATCCACTAACACTTGTTAGCTCTAGACCTTCAGAGATGATTAGCAGGTGGGTGGGTGGTTATAGCccccttcatctgtaaaatagctgaaatttaaataaactgtttgataagcctttttttttttttttgagtgtatAGAATACAAAACTATTCCCTTATATATCagtttaatacatttttcttatgtAGGCTGTTGTAGTTCAGGCAGCCAAGCTGAGTAGCTGGATGTCTAGCCAGAAAAGCAGGGGTAGGATCTGAGCCTGCCTATCCTCTAGCCCCTCCTGGTATGGTCTCTGCCCCTAGCTTGGCCTGAGCCAGATTGGGGTCTCCCAAAAACAGCCCCTATGTTGTGGAGAAGTGGAGAGTAGTACAGCTAAGCCAGACCCCATCGTGCCTGCAGGTTAGAGCCCGGCAATGCCGTTTGGGTGTGTGACTCTGGGCGACAAGAAGAACTATAACCAGCCATCGGAGGTGACTGACAGATATGATTTGGGACAGGTCATCAAGACGTGAGTGCTGGGCCTGTCAGGCAGGGCTGGGTGGGCTGGTGGGCAAGGGCTAGGGAAGTGGGAGTGGAGTGCAGCTGACACTAAGACCAGGCCTGAGTGGGTGCCTGTCGGCTGCAGTGAGGAGTTCTGTGAAATCTTCCGGGCCAAGGACAAGACAACAGGCAAGCTGCACACCTGCAAGAAGTTCCAGAAGCGGGATGGCCGCAAGGTGCGGAAAGCTGCCAAGAACGAGATAGGCATCCTCAAGATGTGAGTTTGAGGCCTGGGATTGGGGCAGCGTGGGAGGCAGCAGGGAAGGGCTTAGAAGGCAAGTGGCCTCAGGCAGTCCCAGCCTCTGGCCAATTAGTCTGCTGTGGCCGCTGTGGCGACCACAGCCTCTCCCAGGGGTTCATCCAGCCTTAACTACTGGCTCCCCTCCCTGTCGCCAGGGTGAAGCATCCCAACATCCTACAACTGGTGGATGTGTTTGTGACCCGCAAGGAGTACTTTATCTTCCTGGAGCTGTGAGTGTGGGTCTGGGGTCCCAAGATTCCCCAGCGCCCAGGGCTTTCACCTCTCCCACCCTCTGCAGCTAAGGAAACCCCCTTTCTGGACCCTTGGCGTCCTAGGTCCCTGTGCCTTGCTCAGCCAGCTGCCTGGCGCAGGCAGCTCACCCAAGTGCTCCTGCCCTACCCCCGATTCTGCCCACACCAGGCTCAGGGGCTGGTGTCCCTCAGGGCCACGGGGAGGGAGGTGTTTGACTGGATCCTGGACCAGGGCTACTACTCGGAGCGAGACACAAGCAACGTGGTACGGCAGGTCCTGGAGGCCGTGGCCTATTTGCACTCACTCAAGATCGTGCACAGGAATCTCAAGGTGAGGTCAGAGCCAGAGTCAAAGGGCCATTTGGCAACTGGGCTGGTGCTGGGGTGGGCAGAACCTCGGGGCCTTGGTCTAGCCTCCGAGGTCCTCATGGTGTCTTCTGCTCACCCACATGCTATTCTCACATCACAGCTGGAAAACCTGGTTTACTACAACCGGCTGAAGAACTCTAAGATTGTCATCAGTGACTTCCATCTGGCTAAGCTAGAAAATGGCCTCATCAAGGAGCCCTGTGGGACCCCCGAGTATCTGGGCAAgcagggggtggggcagggcagggggagaATGGGGGGCAGCCTTCAGGGAGCTGCTCTGGGCAGGGGGAAAATGTGCTCATCTCAGGAAGCTGGTGTGGATGGTACTGGACCTGGCTAGGCCTGATACTGACCAGCAGATGGGTGCTGTGTTTGTAGCCCCAGAGGTGGTAGGCCGGCAGCGATATGGACGCCCTGTGGACTGCTGGGCCATTGGAGTCATCATGTACATCCTGTGAGTGGACAGACGGACAAGCAGGCTTGCAGTCAGATGGGGTGGGGGCATGTGTCTGTGGCCTTTCTGTGTGACCCTTCCCCCATGCAGGCTTTCAGGCAACCCACCTTTCTATGAGGAGGTGGAAGAAGATGATTATGAGAACCATGATAAGAATCTCTTCCGCAAGATCCTGGCTGGTGACTATGAGTTTGACTCTCCATATTGGGATGATATTTCGCAGGCAGGTGAGGAGGTGCCTGCCCAGTACTTGGTAGAATGcaagggagtgggggagggggtccTGCTCTCAGCTTTCTCTGTGGTATTCTGCTTCTGTCCCCCAGCCCATTCATCACCTCTAGACATTGAGATGGGGTGCCCATGCCTAGCCCCTCCTTGGTTTTGTCCACAGCCAAAGACCTGGTCGCAAGGCTGATGGAGGTGGAGCAAGACCAGCGGATCACTGCAGAAGAGGCCATCTCCCATGAGTGGTAAGCAGGGTacaggggagggtgggagaggccAGGGTCCCCCTCACACCTAGCAGCCACATCTTTGAGGCCTAGAAGGGGTGCAGGCACCTAGAGCTCAGGCCAGCCCAGAGGCTCTGCGTGGTAGCCCCTGGATGCCACATGGAAGGGCTGGGCAGAGTCTCCACAAAGGCTCATTCTCTTAGATCCAGACACACTTGCACCCTTTCCAGGATTTCTGGCAATGCTGCTTCTGATAAGAACATCAAGGATGGTGTCTGTGCCCAGATTGAAAAGAACTTTGCCAGGGCCAAGTGGAAGGTAAGGCTTGGATAGCTCCCTTCTTGGCTCTGTCCCAACTATTCCTTCTGGCACTCAGTTTCTTGCCTGCATCACACCCCTGCAGCCACACACAAGCTTTTCTCAGGCCATCAGGTGTGGGTGTAGCCACTGTGATTACCTTAAGTAGGAGTGCTGAGCAGCTGGGTACTTGGCCCTGGGGTGGATGGAGGTGGCTGGGGGTACTATGGAAGGAGTTTGGTCTGGTCACTGCCAAGCAATGGATCCAGCAAGCTTCACCCTTAGCCTTTCTCCACTGTGCTCCTTTCAGAAGGCTGTCCGAGTGACCACCCTCATGAAACGGCTCCGGGCGCCAGAGCAGTCCAGCACGGCTGCAGCCCAGTCGGCCTCAGCCACAGACACTGCCACCCCCGGGGCTGCAGGTGGGGCCACAGCTGCAGCTGCGAGTGGAGCTACCTCAGTCCCTGAGGGTGATGCTGCTCATGCTGCAAAGAGTGATAATGTGGCCCCCGCAGACCGTAGTGCCACCCCAGCCACAGATGGAAGTGCCACCCCAGCCACTGATGGCAGTGTCACCCCAGCCACTGATGGAAGCATCACTCCAGCCACTGATGGGAGTGTCACCCCAGCCACTGACAGGAGCGCTACTCCAGCCACTGATGGGAGAGCCACACCAGCCACAGAAGAGAGCACTGTGCCCACCATCCAAAGCAGTGCCACACTGGCCACCAAGGCAGCTGCCACCCCTGAGCCGGCTATGGCCCAGCCGGACAGCACAGCCCCAGAGGGCGCCACAGGCCAGGCTCCACCCTCTAGTAAAGGGGAAGAGGCTGCTGGTTATGCCCAGGAGTCTCAAAGGGAGGAGGCCAGCTGAGTAGGCAGCCTGGTGAGGGGGGGCGGGGGATGGGCAGGAGGGTGGGAGAGTGGATGAGGGGCTTCTCACTGTACATAGAGTCACTGGCATGATGCCCTCGCTCCCCCATGCCCCCACATCCCAGTGGGGCATA includes the following:
- the CAMKV gene encoding caM kinase-like vesicle-associated protein isoform X1, which encodes MPFGCVTLGDKKNYNQPSEVTDRYDLGQVIKTEEFCEIFRAKDKTTGKLHTCKKFQKRDGRKVRKAAKNEIGILKMVKHPNILQLVDVFVTRKEYFIFLELATGREVFDWILDQGYYSERDTSNVVRQVLEAVAYLHSLKIVHRNLKLENLVYYNRLKNSKIVISDFHLAKLENGLIKEPCGTPEYLAPEVVGRQRYGRPVDCWAIGVIMYILLSGNPPFYEEVEEDDYENHDKNLFRKILAGDYEFDSPYWDDISQAAKDLVARLMEVEQDQRITAEEAISHEWISGNAASDKNIKDGVCAQIEKNFARAKWKKAVRVTTLMKRLRAPEQSSTAAAQSASATDTATPGAAGGATAAAASGATSVPEGDAAHAAKSDNVAPADRSATPATDGSATPATDGSVTPATDGSITPATDGSVTPATDRSATPATDGRATPATEESTVPTIQSSATLATKAAATPEPAMAQPDSTAPEGATGQAPPSSKGEEAAGYAQESQREEAS
- the CAMKV gene encoding caM kinase-like vesicle-associated protein isoform X2 encodes the protein MPFGCVTLGDKKNYNQPSEVTDRYDLGQVIKTEEFCEIFRAKDKTTGKLHTCKKFQKRDGRKVRKAAKNEIGILKMVKHPNILQLVDVFVTRKEYFIFLELATGREVFDWILDQGYYSERDTSNVVRQVLEAVAYLHSLKIVHRNLKLENLVYYNRLKNSKIVISDFHLAKLENGLIKEPCGTPEYLAPEVVGRQRYGRPVDCWAIGVIMYILLSGNPPFYEEVEEDDYENHDKNLFRKILAGDYEFDSPYWDDISQAAKDLVARLMEVEQDQRITAEEAISHEWISGNAASDKNIKDGVCAQIEKNFARAKWKKAVRVTTLMKRLRAPEQSSTAAAQSASATDTATPGAADRSATPATDGSATPATDGSVTPATDGSITPATDGSVTPATDRSATPATDGRATPATEESTVPTIQSSATLATKAAATPEPAMAQPDSTAPEGATGQAPPSSKGEEAAGYAQESQREEAS